GCTGCTTTATTGTGAATTGCATCTAAACTCAATTGCGAATTTCCACACAAAAGAAATAATGGCTATTTTTATAAGGGTAAATATCTCAAAGGTTTATaaagcatacatacatatatgcaaaCATGCATACATGATGAGGGAGTGTACCCACCAAGACTTAATGCTATTTATAGGCTACTGTATTTAGATAAGTTCCATATTTGATCTTGTTGTCTATCTGCTATTTTTAACACTTTGTAGTATACACTTATTGTGAATTGCTGCTTAGAGCCTCATCTCGATTGtgaattttctatagaagcCAAATGCAATCATTTTGCACAAGCATGGTTAGGATTATGGTAGTTTATTACATTTTGGAAGCCAGAGACGATGTATTTAGATCAGTCATGAAGTGATTATGCATGAATATGCCAAATGCATACTTTTATGTATTTCAATACATTGTTGGTAAGGCTGTTTGACTGTTGACTGTTTGATTGACTTAGTTATGTCATTCACAATAGATGTAGGCCTTCTATCAGCTGACATTAGAATTTTAGAATATAGGGCAATCAAGCtgtaaattggttcatatataGACAATAGGATGTAGTTGTTgtgcagcagtgtgttgtacaccgaggcgaaAGCTCTAGCCGATGAAGGATACCATCGGGGTAATCCGGCACGTACAACCGTCTACCATGAGATTGACAATAGAAAATTCTAGCGTGTTTAACAATTGCGATTGCTATTTCGAGAAGGATACGACGAGTGGACTTCTCTTCTaaccaacaacagcaaaacGTTAGATCTTTTATCTCCTTTTATTTggtgtagatcgttggggatcgcAAATGAAATATAGCGGTTCAAATTTGGCCACCTAGGCCGATTTATGCTGCAATTTGATATATGAAGTACACTATGACCTCCATAGCCACACAGAAAAGAGTGTAGATAGGCCCGAAAaatatataggtcccatataaacgtttcctccgatttgactacttagCCCGTAGgagccttatttgtgcctagAACATTTTCCTCAGGCCACTTCGTTGTAAGCCAAAGGGCCGCCCTACTAACCAAACAACGCTAAGCTGTggctaaaacaaaaaatataacttGGTAACAGATTCCCCATTGTCATGCAATCGATTTTGTACTTTACGATTAGATTTCCCTACATAAAAACCTTTACAGTTGCCAATCATAAACTTTTAAAGGCTCTTCTTTAGAAAAAACCTAAATCTTATCACATTTCAGTTGTAATCCATGGGCAAATCCGTGAGATTAAAAACCTTACAATCGAAATCGTAATAATCCACTTCTAGCATAGCCTGTGATTGTGTTATCATTTGAACACTAAAAAGGGCATATTTTAAAAAGGGCGCCGGATTAATGGTTTAAATTAAATGATTAAACACTTTGTTTACTAATCGTCGGTTGTCTTTTTTTTCCTATTATTCTTCTTTtactaaaaacttttttttaatttcaggtTCATTGGCCAACCCTGAATTACCTACCGAATGGATTGATTTGCGTGGTGACTGTTTGGTGGCCATGCGTGCTCAAATCCAAAAGGAAATTCATGCTTCCTACCAATACTTGGCCATGGGTGCCTATTTCTCACGCGATACTGTCAATCGTCCAGGCTTTGCTGAGTTGTTCTTCAAATCAGCCAAGGAGGAACGTGAACATGGTTCCAAATTGATTGAATACTTGTCCATGCGTGGTCAATTGACCGATGAAGTCACCAATTTGATTGTCACTCCTGTAAGTATTGCCAAACAAAAGGGCAGGGATATaatatgaaaaatttgaaaaaaatattaaaaattaaagaaaaatataaaaaaactataaaaaaattgaaaaatttaaaaaatattaaaaaaaatattttaaaaaaaaataaaaaaatgtaaaaaaaatgttaataaaaaatataaaaaaattaaaaaaatatttattaaaagaaaattttttttaacaattttcaaaaatttgtatcaTTTGGTTTGTTGTTTCCCTCTTTTTAGACCGTCAGCAAGGATGAATGGGAAAGTGGTGCCGAAGCCTTGGAAGATGCCCTTAAATTGGAAACCGAAGTCACCAAGTCCATTCGTAAATTGATCGGTGTCTGTGAGAAGAAATACAACTACTATCACTTGGTTGACTACTTGACTGGTGTCTATTTGGAGGAACAATTGCACGGACAACGTGAATTGGCTGGCAAATTGAGCACTCTCAAGAAGATGATGACCAATCATGGTGCTTTGGGTGAATTCTTGTTCGATAAGGATTTGTAAATTCCCTAACCCAAGCGAAGGAGAGGAAGAGTACTATAAACAGCACACATTTACCACTGAACaataactacaacaacaacaacaaatgaacatttattattaaaacattCTGTATAAGCTGtgctttttatttttggttcaaattttgttaaaatttatagtatttttattttcactcAATAGGAATATAAGAAatgtattaaaaacaaaacaaaacattaccAAAAACATAAATTAATCGTCAACATTATTATTTCTTGAAACTTAATCAATAAATTACTTCATTTATGGCTCTTTTTCTTTGTGGCTTTCCCAAATTTATGATATTCCATTGAAAAAAAGAGCACAGTCAAAGCatttgttgggtttttttttatgttgttttataaattatttttcaatttgtttaatttatcaTTTTCCTTGGTGGTGACAACGGTGGTTGTTTATCAGTTACTCGAAAGATATCATCATACCCCCTTAAACTTAGCATAACATTGCAGCCCCATTGTCACCCACCCCACatactaccaccaccaccaactgAAGAAGACAGTCTTCTAATGATTTTGTGATGATTTATTTACTTATGGTTAAGTTTCTTTTCGCTTTATCTTACCACTTGAGGCGGCTGAGTGTAGAGAACCTCCGACTCTCAATGGGTAAATCTAAATTccataaaaagtttaaaaaataaacaaatcaaattaaaatcaataaaaaaagtaataaagaCGCatcaaagaaattaaaaagaaatctaCATAGTTTTAGAAAAACTCGTAATGAtagtcattattattattattttattcgtCAATTAATATGCcagaattataataaaaaaaaaactacaaataaataaaaaaatcttaaaaaataaatttaaactgggattttttaaatataaagttGTTTGATCCAAAGCaaacattatttttatgtttgtaGAATGTGGGAATATTTAAATAGATAAGTATTAAGTGCCTCGTGAATACTATATAGGTCCGCTAGAAATTTGTCTTTTGATGAAGGTGGTCCAAACACTTTCCAACAATATGTAGGACCGAGGGTTCAAAGTGAGTTGAAGACCCACagacaaaacaaaagaattgctatgctattggagctatataaagttatggtctgattcaaatcggacaggaattgcgctctctagaggctcaagaagttaagaccccagatcggtttatatggcagctatagcaggttatggaccaatttcaaccatgctaagcaaagttgttagaaatcataacaaaacatcttatgcaaaatttcatctaaatcggatgagaattgcgccctctagtggctcaagaagtcaagatccatgatctgtttatatggcagctatatcgggttatgaaccgatttgaaccatacttagcacagttgttggaagtcataacgaaacacttcatgccgaatttcagccaaatcggacacaaattgcgccctcttatatggcagctatattaaggaccgattccaaccatacttatcacagttgttggaaatcataacaaaacaccttacccaaaatttcatccaaaccggatgagaattgcactttctatcggctcaagaaatcaagatctaagatcggtttatatggcagctatatcaggttacgggccgatttgaaccatacttagaagaattgttgaaaatcataacgaaacacctcatgcagaatttcaaccaaatcgtatgagaattgcgccctctagtgactcaagaagtcattatccatgatcggtttatatgggagctatatcaggttatggaccgatttgaaccatacttagcacagttgttggaagtcataacgaaaatcGTTACACcgaattccagccaaatcggaaaggaattgcgccctctagaggcttaagaagtcacgacccccagatcggtgtatatgacagctatatcaggttatggaccgatttctaccatacttagcacagttgttggaaatcataataaaacacctcatgcaaaatttcatccataccggatgataattgcgtcatctagtggctcaagaagtcaagatccaagatcggtttatatggcagctatatcaaaacatggaccgatatgggccaatccataagaagtatttgtgctaaatttcaagcggctagcattactcctttgaaagttagcgtgcattcgacagacagacggacggacagacatggctagatcgacttaaaatgtcatgatgaccaagaatatataaactttatgtcGTCtttgacgtatatttcgaggtgttacaaacaatgaCGAAacttgtatacccccatcctatgatggagggtataataacatcTCCaacatttcaaggaaatcgagtaataattgctcccACCAGAGATTTAGgaaaacaaatcgggagatcagtttatttggcagctacaccaggttatgaaccgatttagaccatacttggcacaatagttgaaagtcaaaacaacacgctacgtgcaaaatttcatccaaaccggataagaattgcgccctccaaaagtttaggaagtcaaatcgggagatagttttatatggcagctataactggttatgcatggaccgatatggcctatagattttttttggttcattaggagGTGGAATAGTCAATAACGGCGTGGTGCTAAaatcaataacagattggtattagaaccaataccagttcggtaataatgttagtaccaaacggtactaaattttttatgtttcatccataccatccggcaTCGGTTTTGTAGCATACGgcgttgctttactatcaataccgtatggtactgaaatgatcCCGTTTAGTATTAACTTTTCCCTGGGTgtattaacaatcccaaccgaaaaccgacaccaataggaagtatttttgcaaaacttcaagcgtctAGCCTGACTCCGcttaaaagttagcgtgctttcgatagacagacggacatgcctagatcgacttaaaatgtcatggggatcacgaatatatattctGTTCTTTATAGTGTATTAGATCAgcatttcaatgtgttacaaacggaatgacaaaggaaTGACGTATAGTGGCAGTCTTAAAAATATAATGATtggaatttagaaaaaaatgtgaaattacaataatataaaaataaattacacCATCACTTTAATGACTGTCCATTTAGGTTCATATCACTATCACTTATTTTCTTTGTGTGCTTTCCCCTTCTTAATCTAAAAACTGATTCACATTGTACATTGATTCACGAGTTACTCTTTTAACAAAGACGGCAGTCCGTGATTTTTATGCTATTTTAGAAATATTTCCGCATGGGACTTTGATCTTAAAAAGGCCAGGCAAATGATTAAAGGCCTTGCTTAGCGGATCAAGTGCTGTACTTCAGctttgaaaaatataaacattttttttaaatcacaaatttaaaattacaaaatttcctatagaaatgaattttgactaaatttcctataaaacgaaattttgactaaatttcttataaaaacgaaattttgacaaaatttcctataaaaacgaagtttgaaattttataggaaatttgacaaaatttcctttaaaaacgaaattttaacaaaatttcctataaaaacgaaattttaacaaaatttcctaaaaaatggaaattttaacaaaattttcttataaaaacgaaattttgacaaaatttcctaataaattgaaattttgacaaaatcttctttagaaatgaaattttcacaaaatttcctatagaaatgaaatttgtatttttttctctttcgagatgagctcaatgatcggagattttgttttcaaatggaaaaggaaagtcagagatagatacacacaccaaccactttgggtcgcgtttcgtctttggttagaatatgttgcatttgtatcgtatttatAGCGGAAACGCCtgtatgatataaataccactttaaacacgctcgacaaccctgtctattagctgtacttttcccaatgcatgaattttagtgtaatgacagatttttgtctaCAACAATTGCACTACCCCCATAGTATGCACATGATTccgtgcatctgttggaagttgtattgatggctttgaacgctagacaacggcaacagcTCTCGCTCTTGAACCTGGGCACATGGAGCAACAGCGGAACCGTTGCCATTGTCTTGTGTTCGAAGCCATcgatacgacttccaacagatgcccAGAatcatgggagtagtgtaattgttgtAGACCGAAAAAATCAGAAATTGCACGAAAattcatgcattgggaaaagttcaGCTAATAGactgggttgtcgagcgtgttgTGAACATACCAACGTGCGGACCTTGAAGCtgtcacacctaatatggttgaaaggaCTTCTAATCAAAAACGAAACGCGTCCAATATTGGTTTGTGTGTGTTGAAAATCTCCAAACATTGAGGTCGTCTGGAACGAgaaacaaaccaaaattgtaaaattttatgatctttgccctgaaattttgataaaatttcctatagaaatgaaatttcaacaatattatctatagaaaacaaaaatttaacaaaatttcttattgaaattaaattttaataaaaattcatatagaaattaaattttgaaaaaatttcaaaatttttgacaaaatcttatatataaaaatcaatttgtgtttgtttctcgctttgtttgtgtgttccttaaggTTGAAAGGcaaaatggtgcataatgatcccgtggtgaaaattgggtactacgttttttctatatctgaaagggggcggaccctctccattaccttaattttcagaaacgccagatctcggtaatggatggtgcgatttaagcgaaaatttgtgtgctctcttatagtaacctaaaaataaaaatttggtgtccgaatgggatacctagggggcctccccctaaacccaccaaatatatatttagaccaatcacgacaatatgggactcaagtgaaaggtacttaggataagaaaacgtatctgatttcgaattgtcggaccaagtgttagggggagcacaccaacccccaaaacacccctaaattggacatatttaccgaccaaatcactatgggactcaaatgaaaggtatttttgagtagactacgaatctgatatccaaatgtgggaccgagTTTCtggtccccaaaacacccccaaacaggacttatttactgaccatggcaatatgggccttaaataaatggtatttgagtgtagaataacGAATCTGATACTCaaatggggggccgcccctccccaaaaacacgccaaaaaagaaaaatttacgaccatagcaatatggggctcaaatgaaaggaatttcggagtaaagcacgaatttgatatcaatattcgggaaaagtgtctatagggccaccccacacccataacaccacctagatgggacgtatttgctaaccattgtaatatggggctcaaataagaggtattgaagagtataacacgaatctgatataaattttcaggaccaagtcactgagtggctgccccatcacccaaaacaccccccaaaccggacatgtgtgccgactatggaaatatggggctcaaatgaaaggttttttcgagtagatatataaaaatgatatatgagaatagagcacgatggtgATGCCCATTCCCTAAAAAATCCCTAAATCGtacatatataccgacaatgtcaatgtgaggctcaaatgaaaggtattggggagtagagcacaacaTTGATTACCACTTTTGGGATCAATTCTCTGGGGGTCTATcgcttccccaaaataccccacagacagaaattatttactgatcatcgtAATATAGGACTTtaataaaggtgtttgggagtagaatactacGAATcttgtatccaaatgtgggaccatgtatttgaggCACCGCCCCTGACCCAAAACCCTCCCCAAagtgtaaaaatttaccgaccattgcaatatgtggctcaaatgaaagttgtttgagattagagaacgaatttgatgaccaatgttggggccaagtgtttgggggacgctccATTCCATACACTCcctttaaaccaatggcaatacggggtttaagtaaatggtatttgagagaagagaacgatgctgTTATTTCTTGCAGttctaagtgtctgggggactacctcacctccgaaaacacccctaaatcggacataaatacCGATCACGGtgatttgggactcaaatgaaaggtatttaaacccAACAACAAACCCCAGGGGGCATTCCCACTACCAAAacccccatgagaatatcgggctcaaacaAAGTCTTTGAAGAATGGAGTGCATCtaaaatccaaacttaaatgaccctaaaacccacgaacaaattcatagaccaataaagatcatatgggattcagataaagcatagaaaagaaattgtgacgaaatttcctatagtcataaaatttggacaatattgatacaaaatttcgacaaaattacctatagaaatgaaattttgacaaaatcttatataccctcccccttaccccaaaagtactaatacaaaagcaaattttgcccatgaacattccactaaggaacaggggcaaacttctcacatatcaatgagtgcagtctgatttaagttttaagctcaaagataagggaccgaatccgaacggcgtgccgcagtgcgacacctctttggagagaagttttacatggcttagtacctcacaaatgttgccagcattaggaggggaaaaccaacgctgaaaattttttctgatggtctcgccaggatttgaactcaggcgttcagcgtcataggcggacatgctaacctctgcgctagggtggcctcccaaaagaactacccaaaaataaaagtggtccgatcgggacaatatatgattcttatgaaaggtattcaagagtagagtacgaatttcataataaaagttgggtccagtACCTGGgcgccgccccagctccaaaaccccttaaaataggtttatttgacaatcatgacaatatgggactcaaatgaaaggtatccgttacaccaaaaacgccacccaaaatctaaagtggaccgataaggacaatatgggtatcaaatgaaaagtatgcgtgcgtagataacgaatctggcatacaaattcatgtcgacgTATAgaaggtcaccccaccccccacaaaaacgcccaaaatgggcacattagccaatcatggatatatgggaatcggtttgtttgtttcgtattgactgaaaaacggcggaaccgattttcttgaaattttcgtttattgtgtaggttggtctggaaggaaacataggcttcataatttttcggtatcggaagagggacggaccctcccccttatgcaaaaaacacaacccaaaatcaaaagtggaccgatcgggacaatataggtatcaaatgaatggtattggagaatagaatacgaatatagtattaaaatttgagtttcaGACTCATcgtcaaacagacatattggacgttcatttcaatatggggctcaaatgaaaggtattcgggagtagatttcgaatctagcATACCAAATCAGACCGAAGTTAGGGGGGTCTAGGTggggcttttcctcctaaagatacgtcaaatgggttatttgacccattatgacaatatgagactcaaattaaaagtatttgagagtagaaaacgaatttgatatccaattttggagccaagtgttttgggtatgccctaaagcatcccctaaattgaactttatttccgactatggcaatatggagcttaaatcaaCGGCATTTAGGAGTTAAGAAcggattttgatatctgatatcgaccatggcaatatgggctcaaatgaaagggatttgcaagtggagcacgaatttgatatccaaatttgaatcgaaatgttggaggtgccatccctcccctaaaaagcacttctcattaccctaatttacaaaaacaccagatttcggagattggtaatgcgattcgtacGAAACTTTTTTGCActccgccccacccaaaaatacCTCCCCAATCGGATGTAttcaccgaccatggtaattatgatttatataaaagctatttggggccGAAGTtgattaattttcaaaaaattgatactcattttcgagaCAAAAACCCTGGGGTCAACatgtgagtgaagataaattccgaatttaactagtggagacacaaaccactgacttaacagtcctctgttactgccattagcagagcactgttaaggaactttttaggcaattaattaataaaaaaaaggatttgttcataaaaaggaaatttcaaaacacaaaaaaccaaaaaaagatctagaaaataataaggagatccaacattaaaatttagttccctcaataaccgcaagacgtactaacaagataaagaagattgtaaaattgattgatccactgtgcacaaacggaaaatagtaaggcgatgagaccggtctcaaatgagagctagggaagcctagtttcttatacatatgcacatatttttcaaataatcgtctaactatcgaatttttcaaaaaaaacttgaaaaaatcgctacaagacctcaaaaatctattttgcgtgaaccactgtgcaaaaatggaaaaagttgatactttgaaaccggtgtcaaacgacagcttatgaagtctagtttctaatccaaaacggcctatattccaaataatcgtctaactatcgaatttttcaaaaaaacttgaaaaaattcgctacaagacttgaaaaatctattttgcgtcaaccactgtgcaaaaatggaaaaagttgatactttgaaaccggtgtcaaactacagcttatgaagtctagtttctaatccaaaagggcctatattccaaataatcgtctaactatcgaatttttgagaaaaacttgaaaaaaatcgctacaagacctcaaaaatctattttgtgtgaaccactgtgcaaaaatggaaaaagttgatactttgaaaccggtgtcaaacgacagcttatgaagtctagtttctaatccaaaagggcctatattccaaataatcgcctaactatcgaatttttcaaaaaaacttgaaaaaattcgctacaagacttgaaaaatctattttgcgtcaaccactgtgcaaaaatggaaaaagttgatactttgaaaccggtgtcaaacgacagcttatgaagtctagtttctaatccaaaagggcctatattccaaataatcgtctaactatcgaatatttgagaaaaacttgaaaaaaatcgctacaagacctcaaaaatctattttgtgtgaaccactgtgcaaaaatggaaaaagttgatactttgaaaccggtgtcaaacgacagcttatgaagtctagtttctaatccaaaagggcctatattccaaataatcgtctaactatcgaatttttcaaaaaaacttgaaaaaattcgctacaagacttgaaaaatctattttgcgtgaaccactgtgcaaaaatggaaaaagttgatactttgaaaccggtgtcaaacgacagcttatgaagtctagtttctaatccaaaagggcctatattccaaataatcgtctaactatcgaatttttcaaaaaaaacttgaaaaaattcgctacaagacttgaaaaatctattttgcgtcaaccactgtgcaaaaatggaaaaagttgatactttgaaaccggtgtcaaacgacagcttacgaagtctagtttctaatccaaaagggcctatattccaaataatcgtctaactatcgaatttttcaaaaaaacttgaaaaaattcgctacaagacctcaaaaatctattttgtgtgaaccactgtgcaaaaatggaaaaagttgatactttgaaaccggtgtcaaacgacagcttatgaagtctagtttctaatccaaaagggcctatattccaaataatcgtctaactatcgaatttttcaaaaaaacttgaaaaaattcgctacaagacttgaaaaatctattttgcgtcaaccactgtgcaaaaatggaaaaagttgatactttgaaaccggtgtcaaacgacagcttacgaagtctagtttctaatccaaaagggcctatattccaaataatcgtctaactatcgaatttttcaaaaaaacttgaaaaaattcgctacaagacttgaaaaatctattttgcgttaaccactgtgtaaaaatggaaaaagttgatactttgaaaccggtgtcaaacgacagcttatgaagtctagtttctaatccaaaagggcctatattccaaataatcgtctaactatcgaatttttcaaaaaaacttgaaaaaattcgctacaagacttgaaaaatctattttgcgtcaaccactgtgcaaaaatggaaaagttgatactttgaaaccggtatcaaacgacagcttatgaagtctagtttctaatccaaaaggccctatattccaaataatcgtctaactatcgaatttttcaaaaaaacttgaaaaaattcgctacaagacttgaaaaatctattttgcgttaaccactgtgtaaaaatggaaaaagttgatactttgaaaccggtatcaaacgacagcttatgaagtctagtttctaatccaaaagggcctatattccaaataatcgtctaactatcgaatttttcaaaaaaacttgaaaaaattcgctacaagacttgaaaaatctattttgcgtcaaccactgtgcaaaaatggaaaaagttgatactttgaaaccggtgtcaaacgacatcttatgaagtctagtttctaatccaaaagggcctatattccaaataatcgtcta
This Stomoxys calcitrans chromosome 2, idStoCalc2.1, whole genome shotgun sequence DNA region includes the following protein-coding sequences:
- the LOC106086121 gene encoding ferritin heavy chain, producing the protein MMKFLVGFCILAVVAPAVFAELKCSLANPELPTEWIDLRGDCLVAMRAQIQKEIHASYQYLAMGAYFSRDTVNRPGFAELFFKSAKEEREHGSKLIEYLSMRGQLTDEVTNLIVTPTVSKDEWESGAEALEDALKLETEVTKSIRKLIGVCEKKYNYYHLVDYLTGVYLEEQLHGQRELAGKLSTLKKMMTNHGALGEFLFDKDL